A single bacterium DNA region contains:
- a CDS encoding glycosyltransferase family 4 protein, which translates to MSNIYLGLRNIPGSNSGGPGAVAKLLASSLLAPRRDEMGVRALIDKKVFPLSCLTESSFEAADVVQSRLQHTNFWALLQARPNSLQLNLAHAISQGLRRRHMRSALRANAVGGPTVVHAFGLPIVYQLHRYKTELNLRLVHEEHSKGGYTREFLASNPHFERTRFAARMKEMEVATVQGTDLLIFPSHGAQRLFLESHPTLVEPILSKSVIIYNAIPDPYSEVGQGDIDSRNIFNVAQHVPEKGIKLFLEGASRFISELEDDYSSEAINVGAHTALTPELIAFRDQLPAANRILFQGKLDRTHLLEKMRRCWAVVTSTEVAVFDLALLEAMALKKPIIATPVGGNLEALGEDYPLYARNAQEIHEKLQLIHREPGLAEAIGTQNRNRFLQRFTLEPFVDSRISLWEKLIQDS; encoded by the coding sequence ATGAGCAATATCTATTTAGGACTTCGTAATATTCCTGGTTCGAACTCCGGCGGTCCTGGTGCAGTTGCAAAGCTACTGGCTTCTAGTCTACTGGCACCAAGAAGAGACGAAATGGGTGTCCGAGCTCTTATTGATAAGAAGGTCTTTCCCCTATCATGCCTGACTGAGTCCAGTTTCGAAGCTGCTGATGTGGTTCAGTCTAGATTGCAACATACCAATTTCTGGGCTCTCTTGCAGGCGCGACCTAACAGCCTGCAGCTGAATTTAGCCCATGCGATTTCGCAGGGCCTGAGACGGCGGCACATGCGCTCGGCACTACGTGCTAACGCTGTGGGAGGCCCAACTGTGGTGCATGCATTCGGTCTGCCAATAGTTTACCAGTTGCATCGTTACAAGACTGAATTAAATCTCAGGCTCGTTCACGAAGAGCATTCAAAGGGGGGGTACACCCGTGAATTTCTTGCTTCCAACCCTCATTTTGAACGAACACGTTTTGCGGCTCGAATGAAGGAAATGGAAGTCGCTACAGTCCAAGGAACAGATCTCCTAATTTTCCCAAGTCATGGTGCTCAGCGACTATTCTTGGAATCGCATCCGACCTTAGTAGAACCAATTCTTTCCAAGTCGGTGATTATCTATAATGCGATTCCCGATCCGTACTCGGAAGTTGGCCAAGGAGACATCGATTCGCGGAATATTTTTAATGTAGCTCAGCATGTGCCTGAAAAGGGGATAAAGTTATTTCTCGAAGGCGCATCCCGTTTTATTTCGGAGCTGGAAGATGATTATTCTTCGGAGGCTATCAATGTTGGGGCTCATACCGCCTTGACACCGGAACTGATAGCCTTCCGAGATCAACTCCCTGCTGCTAATCGCATACTCTTCCAGGGAAAACTCGATCGAACCCATCTTCTTGAAAAGATGCGTCGCTGCTGGGCTGTTGTCACAAGCACCGAAGTGGCGGTCTTCGATCTGGCATTGCTCGAGGCGATGGCGCTGAAAAAACCAATCATTGCTACCCCAGTTGGCGGCAATCTCGAAGCGCTGGGGGAGGATTATCCGCTTTATGCGCGTAATGCCCAAGAAATTCATGAGAAATTGCAGTTGATTCATCGCGAACCTGGGTTGGCTGAGGCTATTGGGACACAGAATCGCAATCGCTTTCTGCAGCGATTTACCCTCGAGCCATTCGTCGATAGCCGGATTTCACTTTGGGAAAAGCTAATTCAGGATAGTTGA